The following are encoded together in the Vespa velutina chromosome 3, iVesVel2.1, whole genome shotgun sequence genome:
- the LOC124947780 gene encoding transcription termination factor 3, mitochondrial: protein MWSMRCYVCIRNAKQIYDINTNALRFLSSQSINNIVNYDKKVENVNNSIRPNTRPLMITSQFEERDLNEKTNNLTNEITPVENLKEVESNVSNSIPKLKLDVEDLGISDENIKLAKALDTCTEDLSDIGQYQLPSYNIAKYANTSDTIQRLMKLGVELYKHETNVDLMEFFLSKDFERDLFPYIRFLHDCGIPGDYFGKFLTKNPYIFKQDMDDLHTRIRYLRFHQFDIEMIKVILCKNPTWLNYSTRSIDTKLGYFQDNFHLTGQEVRQLTVKNSKLITYKMSHIMENTFAIKEEMGFNKIESKVLLMTQPRLWMKCRKNITDTFDYAHNQMKLSHQFILSQAYVLLCRKRRLEQRHMFLVKLGRAQYDPTLPLYVSLKSLICGTDDEFCQNVAKTSSDTYQLYLKSI, encoded by the exons ATGTGGTCTATGCGTTGTTATGTCTGCATTCGCAATGCGAaacaaatttatgatataaataccAATGCTTTACGCTTTTTGTCGTCGCAAAGTATTAACAACATTGTGAACTATGACAAAAAGGTAGAAAAcgtaaataattcgattagGCCCAATACACGTCCTTTAATGATTACATCTCAATTTGAGGAACGagatttgaatgaaaaaactAATAACTTAACGAACGAGATTACGCCTGTAGAGAATCTAAAAGAAGTTGAATCGAACGTTTCTAACTCAATACCAAAACTAAAACTTGATGTAGAAGATTTGGGTATCTCCGATGAAAATATCAAGTTAGCTAAAGCTTTGGACACGTGTACCGAAGATCTCTCCGACATTGGACAATATCAACTTCCCAGTTATAATATAGCAAAATATGCAAACACCTCAGATACTATACAAAGATTGATGAAGCTTGGCGTAGAATTGTATAAACATGAGACCAACGTAGATCTGatggaatttttcttatctaaagACTTTGAAAGGGATCTATTCCCATATATAAGGTTCTTACACGATTGCGGTATACCCGGTGACTACTTTGGCAAATTCCTCACCAAAAATCCATATATCTTTAAACAAGATATGGATGATCTACATACAAGAATAAGATATTTGAGATTTCACCAATTTGACATAGAAATGATTAAAGTCATTCTTTGTAAAAATCCTACATGGCTGAATTATTCCACGAGGAGTATAGATACTAAGCTAGGATATTTTCAGGACAATTTTCATCTGACCGGACAAGAAGTAAGACAATTGACTGTAAAAAATTCCAAACTAATAACATACAAGATGAGTCATATAATGGAAAATACATTTgctataaaagaagaaatgggtTTCAATAAGATCGAAAGCAAAGTTTTACTAATGACGCAACCCAGATTATGGATGAAAT gtagaaaaaatataacggATACGTTCGACTATGCGCATAATCAGATGAAATTATctcatcaatttattttatctcaagCATACGTCTTGTTGTGCAGAAAACGTAGACTGGAGCAGAGGCATATGTTTTTGGTGAAGTTGGGTAGAGCGCAATACGATCCAACTCTACCGTTGTATGTTTCACTCAAGTCACTGATTTGTGGCACGGACGACGAGTTTTGTCAAAATGTAGCAAAAACATCCAGCGATACTTATCAATTATACctaaaaagtatataa
- the LOC124947782 gene encoding endoplasmic reticulum-Golgi intermediate compartment protein 3 isoform X2 codes for MTIISTIIMGILFLSEVNYYLTPTLSEELFVDTSRGSKLRINLDIIVPAISCDLLSIDAMDTTGEQHLQIEHNIFKRRLDLSGKPIEDPQKTNITDTKALSKTTEKTIGNITAETCGDCYGAANEASGIKCCNTCEDVKEAYRLRQWALPVPSTIKQCQNDKSVEKMKHAFTQGCQIYGYMEVNRVGGSFHIAPGDSFSVNHVHVHDVQPYSSSQFNMTHKIRHLSFGLNIPGKTNPMDDTLVIAREGAMMFYHYIKIVPTTYVRADGSTLLTNQFSVTRHSKQVSLFTGESGMPGIFFSYELSPLMVKYTEKAKSFGHFATNTCAIIGGVFTVAGLIDSLLYHSVRAIQKKIELGKYN; via the exons A TGACTATCATTAGTACCATTATCAtgggaatattatttttatccgaGGTAAACTATTATCTTACGCCTACACTAAGTGAAGAATTGTTCGTTGATACATCAAGAGGGTcaaaattaagaattaatttgGATATAATAGTCCCTGCAATATCATGCGATC TTCTATCGATTGATGCCATGGACACAACTGGTGAACAACATTTGCAAAtagaacataatatatttaaacggCGTCTGGATTTAAGTGGAAAACCTATAGAAGATCCACAAAAAACAA ATATTACAGACACAAAGGCTCTAAGTAAAACTACAGAGAAg acAATAGGAAATATTACAGCTGAGACATGTGGAGATTGCTATGGAGCGGCCAATGAAGCGTCAGGTATAAA ATGTTGTAATACGTGCGAAGACGTGAAAGAAGCATATAGGCTTAGGCAATGGGCTCTTCCTGTCCCATCTACGATAAAACAATGTCAGAATGATAAATCGGTAGAAAAGATGAAACATGCTTTTACACAAGGCTGTCAAATTTATGGCTATATGGAGGTAAATAGAGTGGGTGGAAGTTTTCATATTGCACCAGGTGATAGTTTCTCCGTTAATCATGTACATG TACACGATGTGCAGCCCTATTCTTCGTCTCAATTCAACATGACCCACAAAATTCGCCATTTAAGTTTTGGATTAAATATACCAGGAAAAACAAATCCGATGGATGACACTCTTGTAATTGCAAGGGAAG GAGCAATGATGTTTTACcattacataaaaattgtaCCGACTACCTATGTGCGTGCGGATGGTTCAACACTTTTAACAAATCAATTTTCTGTAACGCGGCATTCGAAGCAGGTTTCTCTGTTCACCGGCGAATCAGGCATGCCTGGAATATTTTTCAGTTACGAATTAAGTCCTTTGATGGTCAAATATACGGAAAAGGCAAAATCTTTTGGACATTTTGCGACCAACACCTGTGCCATTATCGGCGGCGTTTTCACGGTAGCAGGATTGATAGATTCGCTCTTGTATCATTCAGTACGAgcgatacaaaagaaaattgaactAGGAAAATACAATTAG
- the LOC124947782 gene encoding endoplasmic reticulum-Golgi intermediate compartment protein 3 isoform X1 — MQILRQLDVHPKVREEADILIRTFSGAVVTIISTIIMGILFLSEVNYYLTPTLSEELFVDTSRGSKLRINLDIIVPAISCDLLSIDAMDTTGEQHLQIEHNIFKRRLDLSGKPIEDPQKTNITDTKALSKTTEKTIGNITAETCGDCYGAANEASGIKCCNTCEDVKEAYRLRQWALPVPSTIKQCQNDKSVEKMKHAFTQGCQIYGYMEVNRVGGSFHIAPGDSFSVNHVHVHDVQPYSSSQFNMTHKIRHLSFGLNIPGKTNPMDDTLVIAREGAMMFYHYIKIVPTTYVRADGSTLLTNQFSVTRHSKQVSLFTGESGMPGIFFSYELSPLMVKYTEKAKSFGHFATNTCAIIGGVFTVAGLIDSLLYHSVRAIQKKIELGKYN; from the exons ATGCAAATTTTACGACAATTGGACGTGCACCCAAAGGTGCGCGAAGAGGCCGATATTCTCATTAGAACATTCAGCGGTGCTGTCG TGACTATCATTAGTACCATTATCAtgggaatattatttttatccgaGGTAAACTATTATCTTACGCCTACACTAAGTGAAGAATTGTTCGTTGATACATCAAGAGGGTcaaaattaagaattaatttgGATATAATAGTCCCTGCAATATCATGCGATC TTCTATCGATTGATGCCATGGACACAACTGGTGAACAACATTTGCAAAtagaacataatatatttaaacggCGTCTGGATTTAAGTGGAAAACCTATAGAAGATCCACAAAAAACAA ATATTACAGACACAAAGGCTCTAAGTAAAACTACAGAGAAg acAATAGGAAATATTACAGCTGAGACATGTGGAGATTGCTATGGAGCGGCCAATGAAGCGTCAGGTATAAA ATGTTGTAATACGTGCGAAGACGTGAAAGAAGCATATAGGCTTAGGCAATGGGCTCTTCCTGTCCCATCTACGATAAAACAATGTCAGAATGATAAATCGGTAGAAAAGATGAAACATGCTTTTACACAAGGCTGTCAAATTTATGGCTATATGGAGGTAAATAGAGTGGGTGGAAGTTTTCATATTGCACCAGGTGATAGTTTCTCCGTTAATCATGTACATG TACACGATGTGCAGCCCTATTCTTCGTCTCAATTCAACATGACCCACAAAATTCGCCATTTAAGTTTTGGATTAAATATACCAGGAAAAACAAATCCGATGGATGACACTCTTGTAATTGCAAGGGAAG GAGCAATGATGTTTTACcattacataaaaattgtaCCGACTACCTATGTGCGTGCGGATGGTTCAACACTTTTAACAAATCAATTTTCTGTAACGCGGCATTCGAAGCAGGTTTCTCTGTTCACCGGCGAATCAGGCATGCCTGGAATATTTTTCAGTTACGAATTAAGTCCTTTGATGGTCAAATATACGGAAAAGGCAAAATCTTTTGGACATTTTGCGACCAACACCTGTGCCATTATCGGCGGCGTTTTCACGGTAGCAGGATTGATAGATTCGCTCTTGTATCATTCAGTACGAgcgatacaaaagaaaattgaactAGGAAAATACAATTAG
- the LOC124947788 gene encoding reactive oxygen species modulator 1, whose translation MAVIPGTVQQQKVSCWDRITMGFTMGFCVGMTSGAILTGFAAFRYGLRGRELIGHLGKSMVQGGGTFGVFMAIGMGIRC comes from the exons ATGGCAGTTATACCAGGTACAGTGCAGCAGCAGAAAGTTTCTTGCTGGGATAGGATTACAATGGGTTTCACTATGGGTTTCTGCGTAGGTATGACCTCTGGTGCAATTCTAACAGGATTTGCAGCATTCag ATATGGATTGAGAGGAAGAGAATTGATAGGCCATCTTGGTAAAAGCATGGTACAAGGTGGAGGTACATTCGGCGTATTTATGGCTATTGGAATGGGCATAAGATGCTAG